Part of the Saccharicrinis carchari genome is shown below.
ACGAAAAATTTAAATTAACCGGTACTGGCCGGGATAGCCTATCGAGCCGTGTGGTAGATATGTTTTCGCCTATTGGTAAGGGACAGCGCGGTTTAATTGTGGCCCAACCAAAAACCGGTAAAACGGTACTGCTAAAAGAGGTGGCTAACGCTATAGCTTCTAACCACCCTGAGGTGTATATGATTATCCTACTGGTGGACGAGCGTCCGGAAGAGGTTACCGATATGGCGCGCAGTGTGAATGCCGAGGTTATTTCTTCTACGTTTGACGAACCGGCAGAACGCCATGTAAAGGTAGCCAACATTGTATTAGAAAAGGCCAAAAGGATGGTGGAATGCGGCCACGATGTGGTTGTGTTGTTGGATTCTATTACCCGTTTGGCCAGAGCTTATAACACCGTTTCCCCTGCTTCGGGTAAAGTGCTCTCGGGGGGTGTGGATGCTAATGCGCTACATAAGCCAAAACGCTTTTTTGGTGCGGCACGTAACATTGAAGATGGTGGTTCCTTAACTATTTTGGCAACGGCACTTACTGAAACCGGATCCAAAATGGATGAGGTGATATTTGAAGAGTTTAAAGGCACCGGCAACATGGAGCTTCAGTTAGACCGTAAGCTGTCGAACAAGCGCATATACCCTGCAGTTGACGTAACCTTGAGCAGTACACGTCGTGAGGATTTATTGATTGAGAAGGATAGCATGAACCGTATCTGGGTGCTTCGCAATTATCTGGCCGATATGAATCCTATAGAAGCAATGGAATTTTTGCGCGACAGGATGAATACCACCAGGAATAACGAAGAGTTTTTGATTTCGATGAACGACTGATAATTTTTTTGAATTAGAATATATTTTAAAGGCCTTTCTGTGTAAACAGAAGGCCTTTTTTATTTGGTGTAATGGCCTGCCGATAAAAAGCTGGAGCCAAAATAATCCAGACTTTTAAAATGCTAGTGAGGCAAATGTTTGTTCGCCTTAATCGCATAATGTGCTGGTCTTCTTTACGCATGGTTTTTATGAAAAAAGGTGCCAAAGATCAACTCGGTATTGGCATAATGGTGGAAATAAATAGCCGAAAAAAGTTTACTTCTTGAAAAACAAACACGTAACGCTTAACGATTTGCTTTAAACAGATATGTAAATACTACACTTACCACCTCACAGCGTTAAGTGCACATTATACAATTCCCTTATTTTTAATAAGTATAAATTACAGCTTTTAAGCGAAAATGCAATGTGGAGATTGCAATTGTTTCAAAGTGAATGTTACATTTGTGAAGCAAAATACAACATTATTATTGTGCAATCTTTTTTTGAAACTCATAAGTATCTGATAGATAATTTAAAGGTGCCCATGCGACGAAAGTTAATGGGGCAAATTGATTGGAGCCACCGACTCATAGGTATTAAAGGTACCCGAGGTATTGGTAAAACAGATTTTTTGCTCGATTTTGCCAAAAGCACTTACGGCAGCAATAAGGCCTGTTTGTACGTTAATTTAAATCACCTTTATTTTACGCAAAACACCATTGTGTCTTTTGCAGATGAGTTTAGAAAGACAGGAGGCAAGACCTTGATTTTGGATCAGGTATATAAATATCCGGGTTGGTCCGAAGAAATGAAGTATTGTTACGACCATTTCACCGACTTGCAAATAGTTTTTTCCGGATCAACGGTCATGCGATTACGCGAAGAAAATCCACATTTACGCGATATTGTGCACTCCTACAAGCTGGAAGGGTTTTCGTTTCGTGAATTTCTGGAATTAAAAACGGGTATTTTGTTCGATTCTTACACATTGGACGATATATTGGCAAATCACAAAAATATTGCAGCCGATATTGTGAGCAAAGTGCGTCCTTTGGCTTATTTCGATGATTATTTACGCTATGGTTATTATCCTTTCTTTTTAGATAAAGCACATTATGCCGAAAACTTAATGAAAAGTTTAAATCTGATATTAGAAATAGATATTAGTTTTTTGCGGCAGATAGAACTCAAATACTTACCCAGATTACGCAAATTACTTTATCAGGTGGGTGGTGAAGCTCCGTTTCAACCCAATGTGAGTAAGTTGAGTGCACAAATAAAAACCTCGCGGGCAACGGTAATGAATTATTTATACTATTTGCGTCAGGCGCGATTGGTAAAGTTGCTTTACGACGGTGAGGAAGATATGCAAAAAAAACCTTCGTTGATATATCTGCACAATCCAAACCTGGTTTATTCAATACGTGGCGAGGAACCCCAAAAAGAGATATTGCACAAAACATTTTTTTACAATCAACTGGGGTGTTGTCACGAATTAACAGTTTCCGGCAAATCCGATTTTAAGGTAGATGATATACATCATTTTTTAATTTGTGGCAACGGAAGTGGTACGCCTAAAAATGAAGACGGGGTGCTTCAAGCAAAAGATATGATTGAGGTAGGGAAAAAAGGCGTTATTCCCTTGTGGCTTTTCGGGTTTTTATATTAAGCCCGGCTATTTATAAGATTTGAGCTGAAATATTTAAACAAATCGACATATTATCGTAAATTTATCAATTGACATTCAATAAGTTAGATTGATTCTAAATAACAGTGGTTAAAAATTAAATAATAATCAAAATGGCTAAAGACAAGAAGTTTATTACCTGTGACGGTAATTATGCCGCTGCACACCTGGCTTATATGTTTAGCGAGGTAGCTGCAATTTATCCCATCACACCTTCCTCAACAATGGCAGAGTACATTGATGAGTGGGCTGCCGGTGGAAGAAAGAATATTTTTGGTGAAACTGTTAATGTACAAGAGATGCAATCGGAAGCCGGTGCGGCTGGTGCTATGCACGGTTCGTTGCAAGCGGGTGCATTGACTTCCACTTTTACGGCATCCCAGGGCTTGCTTTTGATGATTCCCAACATGTATAAAATGTCGGGCGAACTGTTGCCAGCAGTATTCCATGTAAGTGCACGTTCGTTGGCTGCCCAGGCCTTATCTATTTTTGGCGACCATAGCGACGTGATGTCGGCACGCCAAACGGGGTTTGCCATGCTGGCCACCGGAAGCGTGCAAGAGGTAATGGACTTAGCCGGCATTGCTCACCTGGCCTCCATTGAATCGCGTGTTCCATTTATGCACTTTTTCGATGGTTTCCGTACTTCGCACGAAATACAAAAAGTGGAGCTGATGGAACAGGATAAGTTAAAGGGTTTGTTGGATATGAAAGCGGTACAGGCTTTTCGCGATAATGCGCTGAACCCTGCAAATCCGGTTACCCGTGGAACCGCCCAAAACCCGGATATTTATTTCCAATCGCGCGAGGCTTCTAATTCTTTTTACGATAAGTTACCCGATATGGTAGCGGGGTACATGGACAAGATAAGTGAGATTACCGGACGTAAATATGCGCCATTTACTTTTTATGGTGCCAAGGATGCCGAAAACGTACTTGTAGCTATGGGGTCAATTACCGATACCATTAAGGAAACGGTGGATTATTTGAATGCTCAGGGGCAAAAAACAGGTGTTATATCTGTACATCTCTATCGCCCTTTCTCGGCCAAATATTTTATGCAGGCCTTCCCCAAAACTTGTAAGCGTATTTGTGTGCTCGATCGAACTAAAGAGCCTGGTGCCAATGGCGATCCATTGTACCTTGACGTACGCGAAATGTTTTACGGAAAAGAAAATGCCCCTATCATCGTGGGGGGTCGTTACGGACTTTCATCCAAAGATACTACACCTACTCATATTATCTCTATTTTTGAAAACCTGGCCGCCAAAGAGCCTAAAAACCAATTTACCGTTGGTATTGTAGATGATGTAACTTTTAAATCTCTTCCGCTAAAAGAGGAAATTTCCTTTGCAGATAAAGGAACCTTTGAGGGTAAGTTTTATGGTTTAGGTTCGGATGGTACGGTGGGTGCCAATAAAAACTCTATTAAAATTATTGGCGACAACACCGATAAATATGCGCAGGCTTATTTTGCCTACGACTCTAAAAAATCGGGTGGCATCACTATCTCACACCTTCGCTTTGGCGATACACCTATCAGAGCTCCCTACCTGGTTAATACTCCGGATTTTGTGGCCTGTCATGTTCCGGCCTACCTTAATCAGTATGATATGCTCAAAGGCTTAAAAAAAGGAGGTACTTTCTTGTTAAATTCAACCTGGGACGCAGAGGAAACGAAAAGGCGTTTACCCGATGAGGTAAAAAAATATCTTGCCGAAAATAAGATTAATTTTTACATCATCAACGCAACAAACATTGCCGAAAAAATTGGATTGGGAAATCGTACCAACACTATTATGCAGTCTGCATTTTTTAAGATTGCCGAGGTGATACCTTACGATTTTGCAGTGGAAAAAATGAAGAAGGCCATTGTTAAGTCTTTTGGCAATAAAGGCGAAGATGTGGTTAACATGAATTTTATGGCGGTTGAAAAAGGTGCAGCGGTAACGCAAATTCCAGTACCGGCCGAGTGGGCCAAACTATCCACCGAAACCGACTCCAACGACAGCAATGTGCCCGATTTTATCAAGGATATTGTATTCCCTATTAACGCACAAAAAGGCGACGACCTGCCGGTAAGTGCATTTATCGGCCGCGAGGACGGTACTTTCCCGGCCGGAACAGCAGCTTACGAAAAACGTGGTATTGCCGTTAACGTTCCCGAATGGCAAGTGGATCATTGTATACAGTGTAACCAGTGTGCTTATGTATGTCCTCATGCTGCTATTCGTCCCTTCTTGTTAGATGAAGAGGAATTGGCCGGAGCACCGGAAGGTACAACTACCAGAAAACCAAATGGCAAAGGTTTCGACGGGCTTCAATTCCGAATCCAGGTTTCGGTACTCGACTGCACGGGTTGTGGTAACTGTGCCGATGTGTGTCCTTCAAAAGTAAAATCACTTATTATGAAACCAATAGATACTCAACGCGAAGAGGAAGAGCGCTGGGATTATATGGCCAACAAGGTGACTATTAAGGATACTATCACTAAAAAGGACTTGAATATTAAGGCCTCCCAGTTTGCCAAACCCCTGTTTGAGTTTTCAGGTGCTTGTGCAGGTTGTGGCGAAACCCCTTACATTAAATTGATTACACAGCTATACGGCGATAGGATGATGATAGCAAATGCTACCGGATGTTCTTCAATTTATGGAGGTTCCGCCCCATCTACACCTTATTGCAAAAACGCCGAAGGACAAGGACCTGCCTGGGCCAACTCATTGTTTGAAGATAATGCCGAATATGGGTTGGGAATGGCCTCAGGTGTTGATAAAATGCGCGAGCGTATTGAACGTTTGATGAAAGAAAATTTGGATGCCGTAAATGCCAATACCAAGGCTGCTTTTGAGGCCTGGTTAGTTAACAAAGAAAATGGTGCCGAAACTACTGCTGTTTCTAAAGCCGTGGTAGCTGCGTTACAAAACGAAAAGGCAGCCGTTGCCAGGGAAATACTTGCC
Proteins encoded:
- a CDS encoding AAA family ATPase — translated: MRRKLMGQIDWSHRLIGIKGTRGIGKTDFLLDFAKSTYGSNKACLYVNLNHLYFTQNTIVSFADEFRKTGGKTLILDQVYKYPGWSEEMKYCYDHFTDLQIVFSGSTVMRLREENPHLRDIVHSYKLEGFSFREFLELKTGILFDSYTLDDILANHKNIAADIVSKVRPLAYFDDYLRYGYYPFFLDKAHYAENLMKSLNLILEIDISFLRQIELKYLPRLRKLLYQVGGEAPFQPNVSKLSAQIKTSRATVMNYLYYLRQARLVKLLYDGEEDMQKKPSLIYLHNPNLVYSIRGEEPQKEILHKTFFYNQLGCCHELTVSGKSDFKVDDIHHFLICGNGSGTPKNEDGVLQAKDMIEVGKKGVIPLWLFGFLY
- the nifJ gene encoding pyruvate:ferredoxin (flavodoxin) oxidoreductase, with the protein product MAKDKKFITCDGNYAAAHLAYMFSEVAAIYPITPSSTMAEYIDEWAAGGRKNIFGETVNVQEMQSEAGAAGAMHGSLQAGALTSTFTASQGLLLMIPNMYKMSGELLPAVFHVSARSLAAQALSIFGDHSDVMSARQTGFAMLATGSVQEVMDLAGIAHLASIESRVPFMHFFDGFRTSHEIQKVELMEQDKLKGLLDMKAVQAFRDNALNPANPVTRGTAQNPDIYFQSREASNSFYDKLPDMVAGYMDKISEITGRKYAPFTFYGAKDAENVLVAMGSITDTIKETVDYLNAQGQKTGVISVHLYRPFSAKYFMQAFPKTCKRICVLDRTKEPGANGDPLYLDVREMFYGKENAPIIVGGRYGLSSKDTTPTHIISIFENLAAKEPKNQFTVGIVDDVTFKSLPLKEEISFADKGTFEGKFYGLGSDGTVGANKNSIKIIGDNTDKYAQAYFAYDSKKSGGITISHLRFGDTPIRAPYLVNTPDFVACHVPAYLNQYDMLKGLKKGGTFLLNSTWDAEETKRRLPDEVKKYLAENKINFYIINATNIAEKIGLGNRTNTIMQSAFFKIAEVIPYDFAVEKMKKAIVKSFGNKGEDVVNMNFMAVEKGAAVTQIPVPAEWAKLSTETDSNDSNVPDFIKDIVFPINAQKGDDLPVSAFIGREDGTFPAGTAAYEKRGIAVNVPEWQVDHCIQCNQCAYVCPHAAIRPFLLDEEELAGAPEGTTTRKPNGKGFDGLQFRIQVSVLDCTGCGNCADVCPSKVKSLIMKPIDTQREEEERWDYMANKVTIKDTITKKDLNIKASQFAKPLFEFSGACAGCGETPYIKLITQLYGDRMMIANATGCSSIYGGSAPSTPYCKNAEGQGPAWANSLFEDNAEYGLGMASGVDKMRERIERLMKENLDAVNANTKAAFEAWLVNKENGAETTAVSKAVVAALQNEKAAVAREILALKDYLKKRSVWIFGGDGWAYDIGYGGLDHVIATGQDINILVMDTEVYSNTGGQASKATPIGAVAKFAASGMKIRKKDLGLMATTYGYVYVAQVAMGANQAQYFKALKEAEAYPGPSLIIAYSPCINHGLKAGMGASQAESKKAVECGYWHLYRYNPLLEEEGKNPFIYDSKEPQWDMFQKFLKGEVRYTALLKAFPEEAAVLFKAAEENAKWRYNTYKRLANVDYEVVY